From a single Apium graveolens cultivar Ventura chromosome 2, ASM990537v1, whole genome shotgun sequence genomic region:
- the LOC141708415 gene encoding gibberellin 2-beta-dioxygenase 1-like — translation MPPSHVFICLSRSLSPPHCTKPTHLPPSLLFPPILYIAFSLCIHIIITLSLFILSSSFNIYLTMVLSPLEQQHFSVDRPSITPTLFHGIPVIDLSNPDSTSCLVEACEDYGFFKVINHGIPTHFISNLETQAIDFFSLPLHEKEKAGPPNPFGYGNKSIGRHGDIGWLEYLLLTTDHDFDYQKLASVSAQTPENFRQAVNDYVSAVKNMACQILELLADGLKIQEKNVFSKLLMDEQSDSVFRLNHYPASPDKNLIGFGEHTDPQIISVLRSNNTSGLQISLKDDSSWFSVPPDQDSFFINVGDSLQVMTNGRFKSVKHRVLANSEKSRVSMIYFGGPPLSEKIAPLPSLLMEGENSSLYKEFTWFEYKKSAYESRLADNRLCLFEKIVAS, via the exons ATGCCACCAAGCCATGTGTTCATCTgcctctctcgctctctctcccCTCCCCACTGTACGAAACCAACTCATCTCCCTCCTTCCCTTTTATTTCCACCTATTCTATATATAGCCTTCTCTCTCTGTATTCATATTATTATCACACTCTCTTTGTTTATTCTCTCCTCTTCTTTCAATATTTATCTAACCATGGTACTCTCACCACTTGAACAACAACATTTTAGTGTTGACAGACCATCCATAACTCCCACATTGTTTCATGGCATTCCTGTCATTGACCTCTCTAACCCTGACTCTACATCATGTCTTGTTGAGGCTTGTGAAGACTATGGCTTCTTCAAAGTTATCAACCATGGCATCCCTACTCATTTCATCTCCAATCTTGAAACACAAGCCATCGATTTCTTTTCTTTACCTCTACATGAAAAAGAAAAGGCTGGTCCCCCTAACCCTTTTGGTTATGGTAACAAGAGCATTGGACGTCACGGCGACATCGGGTGGCTTGAATATCTCCTCTTAACAACTGACCATGATTTTGATTACCAGAAACTTGCCTCTGTCTCTGCTCAAACCCCGGAAAATTTTag GCAGGCTGTTAATGACTATGTATCAGCTGTGAAGAATATGGCATGTCAGATTCTTGAGCTTCTAGCTGATGGTTTGAAAATTCAAGAGAAGAATGTGTTTAGTAAACTTCTAATGGACGAACAGAGTGACTCTGTTTTTAGGCTGAATCACTATCCTGCATCCCCTGATAAAAACTTGATTGGGTTCGGAGAACACACCGACCCACAAATCATATCTGTTCTAAGGTCTAACAATACCTCAGGCCTTCAAATCTCCTTAAAAGATGACAGCTCCTGGTTCTCTGTTCCACCAGACCAAGACTCCTTCTTTATCAACGTTGGTGACTCTTTACAG GTAATGACTAATGGGAGGTTCAAGAGTGTGAAACATAGGGTTTTGGCAAATAGTGAGAAATCAAGGGTGTCAATGATTTATTTTGGAGGACCACCACTAAGTGAAAAGATAGCTCCATTGCCTTCGTTGCTTATGGAAGGAGAGAACAGCAGCTTGTACAAGGAGTTTACTTGGTTTGAGTACAAAAAATCAGCCTACGAGTCAAGGCTGGCTGATAATCGACTCTGCCTGTTTGAGAAAATTGTGGCTTCGTAA